One part of the Paraglaciecola sp. L3A3 genome encodes these proteins:
- the lpoB gene encoding penicillin-binding protein activator LpoB, which yields MNKMLLITVTGLSISLLAGCVNKPVVRYGDAEAVETTNINFGSTDLQKISNQMADSLLLSPVVGTLTANKRPIMFVDSIKNKTSEHIDTESVTDSISTKLLQSGKFRFVDMSKVQAVRDQINFQNEGGLVNTRKAVQFGKQVGAEYMLYGSLASIVKNDADKADLYYKFTMRLMDLESGLVEWADETEIRKTRAKETVGW from the coding sequence ATGAACAAAATGTTATTAATCACAGTTACTGGCTTATCTATTTCGTTGTTGGCAGGATGTGTTAACAAACCTGTCGTTAGATATGGTGACGCCGAGGCGGTAGAAACCACCAATATTAATTTTGGCTCTACTGATTTACAAAAGATATCAAATCAAATGGCTGACTCGTTATTACTTTCGCCTGTAGTGGGGACGTTAACGGCTAATAAAAGGCCAATAATGTTTGTTGATTCTATTAAAAATAAAACCAGCGAACATATAGATACAGAATCGGTAACTGATTCGATTTCGACGAAATTATTACAGTCTGGCAAATTCCGCTTTGTGGATATGAGTAAAGTTCAGGCTGTGCGTGATCAAATAAACTTTCAAAATGAAGGTGGTTTAGTGAATACCCGCAAAGCAGTACAATTTGGTAAACAAGTGGGCGCTGAATATATGTTATACGGTAGCCTAGCAAGTATAGTGAAAAACGATGCTGATAAAGCAGATCTGTATTATAAATTTACTATGCGTTTAATGGATTTAGAAAGTGGTTTAGTTGAGTGGGCCGATGAAACAGAGATACGTAAGACTAGAGCCAAAGAAACTGTAGGTTGGTAA
- a CDS encoding glycine zipper 2TM domain-containing protein: MKFLLICLMAWAFMPPAFADYSRNQAVPVEKVLFGQVKSVRYITEYELIEDSHNGWRTFGGALVGGAIGNQFGSGSGRTITTILGAIIGSSVADKKSAPREVPIQLVELMIVTDKGQEYMVIQDFDRRMVFHSQDKIRLIYLAGGSVRVDKQM, from the coding sequence ATGAAGTTTTTATTAATTTGTTTAATGGCATGGGCATTTATGCCACCGGCTTTTGCCGATTATAGTCGCAACCAAGCTGTACCTGTTGAGAAAGTGTTGTTTGGGCAAGTGAAATCCGTGCGTTATATTACAGAATATGAATTGATTGAAGACAGTCATAATGGCTGGAGAACTTTTGGTGGTGCGCTAGTAGGCGGCGCCATAGGTAACCAATTTGGTAGCGGCAGTGGCCGTACTATCACCACTATTTTAGGGGCTATTATTGGTAGTTCTGTAGCAGATAAAAAATCAGCTCCACGGGAAGTGCCAATACAGCTGGTTGAATTGATGATAGTCACAGATAAAGGTCAAGAGTACATGGTGATACAAGACTTTGACCGTCGGATGGTATTTCATTCTCAAGACAAAATTCGTTTGATTTATTTGGCTGGTGGTTCGGTCCGGGTCGATAAACAGATGTAA
- a CDS encoding STAS/SEC14 domain-containing protein, which translates to MHSTRHGLSIGIERFNSEFFLTLKAVGKLTHSDYEIITPMIDSALAGVKEPKVNVLFDGTELEGWELRAAWDDLKLGLKHNNEFHKIAIYGNKNWQQLAAKVGAWFISGDIKYFDNVTAATDWLG; encoded by the coding sequence ATGCATTCAACTCGACATGGTTTGTCTATTGGCATAGAAAGATTTAATAGTGAGTTTTTTCTTACTTTAAAAGCAGTAGGTAAACTAACTCACTCTGATTATGAAATTATCACTCCTATGATTGATTCCGCTTTGGCTGGGGTAAAAGAGCCTAAAGTAAATGTGCTGTTTGATGGCACTGAATTAGAAGGTTGGGAATTAAGAGCCGCTTGGGACGATTTAAAGCTGGGCCTTAAACATAATAATGAATTTCATAAAATAGCCATATACGGCAATAAAAACTGGCAGCAGCTTGCAGCTAAAGTCGGCGCTTGGTTTATTTCTGGAGACATAAAGTATTTTGACAATGTGACAGCTGCGACTGATTGGCTTGGTTGA
- a CDS encoding methyl-accepting chemotaxis protein — translation MFHFKKISQKLTLVFLLMALTPLFIFAFLSINTASNSIKSIAFNQLESIRSVKKSQLNNYLDTLKASLLVNKDDPYLLEGFIQFDNAFSKDNIHGNTWKVAEQKYASRLKKINQINGWYDLFFINGNGDIIFTAAKESDLGMNIPNSNLSKSSIGLAFQLAQNSPVNTLVVSDFKSYPPSNNEPAAFIMLKLEGQMGYLALQFPLDKVNEIMQQRDGMGKTGETYLVGQDKLMRSDSFLDPQEHSVIASFAGSVKNNGVDTQAVAEAFKGKTGRDIIIDYNGNSVLSAFTTVDVGNFKWALIAEIDEAEAFETSDTLIQLSMITIGIVAVLIYFISLMLSKNISGPIEQVAQNVKRVADGDLTVKVEVDQHNELGLLQKSMLEMIAKLKAMIEHIGNSAEQQAAASQELSMITQITNENVIRQHKATDQVAAAITQMSASVAEVTSNTNEASNASNHSKILVDKGGVTVQQTIDGIIELASNLKVSQDLINQVQDGTANIVNILVVIKGIADQTNLLALNAAIEAARAGEQGRGFAVVADEVRTLAQNTQKSTVEIENMIQTLESKVAAATDSMNKGASQAETIVADTHEVTSMLDEVQNSVSMISDMNLQISAATQQQSTVAKDISQQASNISVISLETGESAKQINETSDELARLAVDLSEQVKIFKV, via the coding sequence ATGTTTCATTTTAAAAAAATTAGTCAAAAACTTACCTTGGTTTTTTTGTTAATGGCGCTAACCCCGTTATTTATATTTGCATTCTTAAGTATCAATACCGCAAGTAATTCTATTAAATCTATAGCCTTTAACCAGTTAGAATCGATTCGCTCGGTCAAAAAATCTCAATTAAATAATTACCTTGATACACTCAAAGCTAGTTTACTAGTTAACAAAGATGATCCCTATTTGCTTGAAGGCTTTATCCAATTTGATAACGCATTTTCGAAGGACAATATTCATGGCAATACCTGGAAAGTAGCGGAACAAAAATATGCCAGTCGACTAAAAAAAATCAATCAAATAAACGGTTGGTATGATTTGTTTTTTATAAATGGTAATGGAGATATTATTTTTACAGCAGCCAAAGAATCAGATTTGGGAATGAATATACCTAATTCAAATTTGTCAAAATCCAGTATTGGTCTCGCTTTTCAATTGGCACAAAACAGCCCTGTTAATACTCTAGTGGTGAGTGATTTTAAATCCTACCCTCCTTCAAATAACGAACCGGCGGCATTTATTATGCTAAAGCTTGAAGGGCAAATGGGTTATTTAGCGCTGCAATTTCCATTGGATAAAGTTAATGAAATTATGCAGCAACGTGATGGTATGGGAAAAACTGGCGAAACATACTTAGTCGGGCAAGATAAACTTATGCGTTCTGATTCGTTTTTAGATCCCCAAGAACATTCAGTCATAGCTTCTTTTGCTGGCAGTGTGAAAAACAACGGCGTGGATACTCAGGCCGTTGCTGAAGCATTTAAGGGAAAAACGGGCCGTGATATTATTATCGATTACAATGGCAATTCTGTTTTATCGGCATTTACCACTGTCGATGTAGGTAATTTTAAATGGGCTTTAATTGCCGAAATAGATGAAGCTGAAGCATTTGAAACAAGTGATACTCTAATTCAACTCTCTATGATTACTATTGGTATTGTGGCAGTACTTATTTACTTCATTTCTCTAATGTTATCTAAGAATATAAGTGGCCCAATTGAACAAGTTGCTCAAAATGTAAAGCGAGTTGCAGATGGTGATTTAACTGTGAAAGTTGAAGTTGACCAACATAATGAGTTGGGCCTATTACAAAAATCTATGTTAGAAATGATTGCAAAATTAAAGGCCATGATTGAGCATATTGGTAATTCAGCAGAGCAACAAGCAGCTGCATCCCAAGAGCTTTCTATGATTACTCAAATCACTAATGAAAATGTAATTAGGCAACACAAAGCAACGGATCAAGTTGCGGCAGCTATTACTCAAATGAGCGCATCAGTGGCCGAAGTGACAAGCAATACTAACGAAGCTTCGAATGCATCCAATCATTCTAAAATTTTAGTCGATAAAGGCGGTGTGACAGTACAGCAAACTATTGATGGGATTATTGAACTCGCGTCAAATTTGAAAGTATCACAAGATTTAATTAATCAAGTACAAGATGGCACTGCAAATATTGTTAATATTTTAGTGGTGATAAAAGGTATTGCAGACCAGACCAATTTGTTAGCTTTAAATGCAGCGATCGAAGCAGCTAGAGCAGGGGAGCAAGGGCGTGGATTTGCCGTGGTAGCTGATGAGGTTAGAACATTAGCCCAAAACACCCAAAAGTCCACAGTGGAAATTGAAAACATGATCCAAACATTAGAGTCTAAAGTCGCTGCTGCAACTGATTCTATGAATAAGGGCGCTAGCCAAGCGGAAACTATTGTAGCGGACACTCACGAAGTTACATCTATGTTAGATGAAGTGCAAAACTCTGTATCGATGATTTCTGACATGAACCTTCAAATTTCTGCCGCTACTCAACAACAAAGTACGGTTGCAAAAGATATCAGCCAGCAAGCATCGAATATTAGTGTGATTTCGTTAGAAACAGGTGAAAGTGCCAAACAAATTAATGAAACCAGTGATGAATTGGCTCGTTTAGCCGTTGACCTTTCTGAACAAGTGAAAATATTTAAAGTATAA
- a CDS encoding Hsp70 family protein, whose translation MAAIGIDYGTSNSEVVYFDGQQHHFIKLDPAMQEANKIRSSVFIYYEHELPRPPIPMIEAKVAQIKRVISEQIDKAKDSYYEAQDPREQNIYNEKIADLRAEFHNLPELQRRAIELLLKDMTVQDLSLQQLAETGKFAFGEEGFKRYLKTPEKGRLIYSPKNFLGASLVAGQQQAFIGIIAKQLAFFRESAETQLQQTVDTAVIGRPVRFHGTRGQEGNNQAIDIMQKAAKKAGFSHVEFLEEPIAAAYKIEQTLDKPTNTLVVDIGGGTTDICCIRLSPDKQGNMDRQQDVLSVTGTRLGGMECDKNLIVKSIAPTMGLGQLMFNGLPVPPTYYSDMCAVDNIPKLDHFFSDDYGLEIAQSRCMLKDPKLILRLQTVQEEKLSARLVNSSRLAKELLSSKNEITLPLHYIEADYEVDINLDDLNRSMLSWLRRVKSLVTECLQNSNEPPEMLFITGGMSLSPIVKKELQEVMLPDLPLLEGDAFNSVCEGLALQAYKFAK comes from the coding sequence ATGGCAGCAATAGGTATAGATTACGGTACTTCAAATTCTGAAGTAGTATATTTTGATGGTCAACAGCATCATTTTATCAAACTCGATCCTGCAATGCAGGAAGCGAATAAAATCCGCTCATCTGTGTTTATTTATTATGAGCATGAATTGCCTAGACCGCCTATCCCCATGATAGAAGCGAAAGTTGCGCAAATTAAACGGGTTATCTCAGAACAAATTGACAAAGCCAAAGACAGCTATTATGAAGCGCAAGATCCTCGGGAACAAAACATATACAACGAAAAAATAGCTGATTTAAGAGCTGAGTTTCATAATTTACCTGAGTTACAGCGCAGAGCAATTGAGCTGCTGCTTAAAGACATGACAGTACAAGATTTGTCATTGCAGCAGTTAGCAGAAACGGGAAAGTTTGCTTTTGGTGAAGAAGGGTTTAAACGTTATTTAAAAACGCCTGAAAAAGGTCGCTTGATTTATTCGCCCAAGAATTTTTTAGGCGCTAGTTTGGTAGCTGGCCAACAACAGGCCTTTATTGGCATTATTGCTAAACAATTAGCATTTTTTCGAGAAAGTGCAGAAACCCAGTTACAACAAACCGTCGACACTGCTGTGATTGGCAGACCTGTTAGGTTTCATGGTACTAGAGGGCAAGAAGGTAATAATCAAGCTATTGATATCATGCAAAAAGCGGCAAAAAAAGCTGGCTTTAGTCATGTTGAATTTTTAGAAGAACCTATCGCCGCAGCTTATAAAATAGAACAAACCTTAGATAAACCGACTAACACCTTAGTCGTGGATATTGGCGGTGGTACCACTGATATTTGTTGTATTCGCTTGTCGCCAGACAAACAGGGCAATATGGATCGACAGCAAGATGTATTGTCTGTTACCGGTACACGTTTAGGTGGCATGGAATGTGATAAAAATCTGATTGTTAAATCTATTGCACCGACTATGGGATTGGGCCAATTAATGTTTAATGGTTTGCCAGTGCCTCCTACTTATTATTCAGATATGTGTGCTGTGGATAATATTCCCAAACTCGATCATTTTTTCTCAGATGATTACGGTTTAGAAATAGCCCAGTCTCGATGTATGTTAAAAGATCCTAAATTAATCTTACGACTACAAACCGTGCAAGAAGAAAAGCTCTCGGCTCGATTGGTTAACTCGTCTCGGTTGGCCAAAGAGTTATTGTCTTCAAAAAATGAAATTACCCTGCCTTTACACTATATCGAGGCTGATTATGAGGTTGATATTAATCTCGATGATTTAAATCGCTCTATGTTGTCTTGGTTACGCAGAGTTAAAAGTTTAGTGACTGAATGCTTGCAAAATAGTAATGAGCCACCAGAGATGTTGTTTATTACAGGTGGCATGAGTTTGTCGCCAATAGTGAAAAAAGAGCTGCAAGAAGTGATGCTCCCAGACTTACCTTTACTTGAGGGAGATGCCTTTAATTCGGTATGTGAAGGGTTGGCTCTTCAGGCATATAAGTTTGCCAAATAA